One stretch of Lachnospiraceae bacterium oral taxon 096 DNA includes these proteins:
- the citG gene encoding triphosphoribosyl-dephospho-CoA synthase CitG — METIEISLPQMLDARERRAHHQLELLHQYQKPLLCFTMNIAGPIKNSNLILRGFLTGVEDMKLQLKKNHAKILFEEILQDPTGNEGYFVIDFDAFALKSLTCELEDFDELGRLYDMDVLLPPESNHPFGRKIDRQEIGLSGRHCLICKRPAKECSSRRKHSIEELQTYTTDILSRILREREAKRIANFALRSLLYEVSVSPKPGLVDRFDCGSHKDMDFFTFLNSSSVLWPYFYQCVCLGQTHPKSHPLNELLPKLRIHGKQAENEMLLATDGINTHKGAIFTLGILCAAIGTQFPVDTSDVDTILESCAQITKNLIKDDYRDLTMQKATTVGQRLYLEYGITGVRGEIANGLPVVKTFGLPTLKKALDDGDGFDLAGAKTLLSILTHMVDTNMIARSDVKTAKEYQNDIRLQHKINIDLLHQLNQEFIEKNLSPGGSADLLAVCFLLYFLMH; from the coding sequence TTGGAAACAATAGAAATCTCACTACCACAGATGCTCGATGCCAGAGAACGGCGTGCCCATCATCAGTTAGAGTTACTTCATCAATACCAAAAACCATTGCTGTGCTTTACTATGAATATTGCAGGGCCAATTAAAAACTCTAATTTAATTTTGCGTGGTTTCTTGACTGGTGTAGAGGATATGAAACTTCAACTCAAAAAGAACCATGCCAAGATTTTATTTGAGGAAATTTTACAAGATCCCACTGGGAATGAAGGTTATTTTGTCATTGATTTCGACGCTTTTGCCCTCAAATCACTCACCTGTGAATTGGAAGATTTTGATGAACTTGGTCGCCTATATGATATGGATGTTCTCCTCCCACCAGAGAGCAACCATCCATTTGGACGAAAAATTGACCGCCAAGAAATTGGACTTTCAGGACGACATTGCCTAATTTGTAAAAGACCTGCCAAGGAATGCTCCTCAAGACGCAAACATAGTATTGAAGAGTTACAGACCTACACTACAGATATTCTCTCCCGCATATTAAGAGAAAGAGAGGCCAAACGCATTGCCAATTTTGCCCTGCGCTCCCTTTTATATGAGGTCTCTGTATCGCCCAAACCTGGCTTGGTTGACCGCTTTGATTGTGGAAGCCACAAGGACATGGACTTTTTTACTTTTTTAAATAGCTCCTCCGTGCTCTGGCCCTACTTTTATCAATGTGTCTGTTTGGGACAAACTCATCCAAAATCTCATCCACTGAATGAATTGCTTCCAAAGCTTCGCATTCATGGAAAACAGGCCGAAAATGAAATGCTTCTGGCCACTGACGGAATCAACACACATAAGGGAGCCATCTTTACTCTCGGTATTCTCTGTGCTGCCATTGGCACTCAATTTCCTGTAGACACAAGTGATGTCGACACCATTTTAGAAAGCTGTGCTCAAATCACTAAAAATCTAATCAAAGATGATTACAGAGATTTAACTATGCAAAAGGCAACCACAGTTGGACAAAGGCTCTATCTTGAATATGGAATTACCGGAGTTCGCGGAGAAATTGCCAATGGTCTTCCTGTTGTTAAAACTTTTGGACTACCAACACTCAAAAAAGCCTTAGATGATGGCGATGGATTTGACCTTGCCGGTGCCAAAACATTACTTTCCATCCTGACGCACATGGTCGATACAAATATGATTGCTAGAAGTGATGTAAAGACCGCCAAAGAATATCAAAACGATATTAGACTACAACACAAGATCAATATCGACCTACTCCATCAACTCAATCAAGAATTTATTGAAAAAAATCTTTCCCCCGGAGGAAGTGCCGACTTATTGGCTGTCTGTTTTCTACTTTATTTTTTAATGCATTAA
- the asnS gene encoding asparagine--tRNA ligase: MKLTTVREIYKNHESFLEQEVTIGGWVRSNRDSKSFGFLSISDGSYFEQIQVVYHDAMKNFAEIAKTNIGAALIVSGKLVATPNAKQPFEIQANDIQVEGVSSPDYPLQKKRHTLEYLRTITHLRPRTNMFQAVFRVRSLIAYAIHQFFQERDFVYVHTPIITGSDAEGAGEMFQVTTIDPQNPPMTENGNIDYTKDFFGKPTNLTVSGQLNGETFAMAFRNIYTFGPTFRAENSNTTRHAAEFWMIEPEFVFADLEDAMDLAENMLKYIIRYVLENAPKEMEFFNQFVDKGLLDRLNHVVNSDFGRVSYTEAVKILQEHNDKFEYKVEWGTDLQTEHERYLTEEIYKKPIFVTDYPKDIKAFYMKLNKDGKTVAAMDCLVPGIGEIIGGSQREDDYDKLMTRINELGMDAKDYDFYLDLRKYGSARHAGFGLGFERCVMYITGMGNIRDVLPFPRTVGTCEL, from the coding sequence ATGAAACTTACCACTGTCAGAGAGATATATAAAAATCATGAAAGCTTTTTGGAGCAAGAAGTGACCATTGGAGGATGGGTCAGATCAAACCGTGATTCCAAATCTTTTGGCTTTCTTTCCATCAGCGATGGCTCCTATTTTGAACAAATCCAAGTTGTCTACCACGATGCTATGAAAAATTTTGCTGAAATTGCAAAAACCAATATCGGTGCTGCCCTCATTGTTTCAGGAAAACTTGTGGCCACACCAAATGCCAAACAACCATTTGAAATTCAAGCAAATGATATTCAAGTAGAAGGTGTCTCCTCCCCTGATTATCCTCTTCAAAAGAAGCGCCACACACTTGAATATTTGCGTACAATCACTCATCTTCGTCCTAGAACCAATATGTTCCAGGCTGTGTTTAGAGTGCGTTCTTTAATTGCCTATGCCATTCATCAATTCTTTCAGGAGAGAGATTTTGTCTATGTGCACACACCAATTATCACAGGTAGCGATGCTGAGGGTGCTGGTGAAATGTTCCAAGTGACAACCATCGACCCACAAAATCCACCAATGACAGAAAATGGTAACATTGACTACACAAAAGATTTCTTTGGCAAACCGACCAACCTCACAGTGAGTGGTCAGCTCAATGGAGAAACCTTTGCTATGGCCTTTAGAAATATTTATACCTTTGGTCCTACATTCCGTGCTGAGAATTCAAATACCACTCGTCACGCCGCAGAATTTTGGATGATTGAACCAGAATTTGTATTTGCTGATCTTGAAGATGCTATGGATCTTGCTGAAAATATGCTCAAGTATATTATCCGCTATGTCCTCGAAAACGCACCTAAAGAAATGGAATTTTTCAATCAATTTGTTGACAAGGGACTACTTGATCGCCTAAATCATGTGGTCAACTCCGACTTTGGCCGTGTCTCCTATACGGAAGCTGTAAAAATTTTACAGGAACACAATGACAAATTTGAATACAAAGTAGAATGGGGAACTGATCTTCAGACAGAGCACGAGCGCTACCTCACAGAGGAAATTTACAAGAAGCCAATCTTTGTCACAGATTATCCAAAGGACATCAAGGCCTTCTATATGAAACTCAACAAAGATGGCAAGACCGTGGCTGCTATGGATTGCCTTGTTCCAGGCATTGGTGAAATTATTGGTGGAAGTCAGCGTGAAGATGACTACGACAAATTGATGACAAGAATCAACGAGCTTGGAATGGATGCAAAGGACTATGATTTTTATCTCGACCTGAGAAAATACGGTTCTGCTCGTCACGCCGGATTTGGTCTTGGCTTTGAACGCTGTGTAATGTATATTACTGGAATGGGAAATATTCGAGATGTTCTTCCCTTCCCAAGAACGGTAGGAACTTGCGAATTATAA
- a CDS encoding endonuclease III, whose translation MDKKELTLEVISRLAKEYPDADCTLEYENGWQLLISVRLAAQCTDKRVDEITPKLYEKFPTVADLARADVSEIEAIVRPCGLGNVKARDISKCMKVLHEKYNDEIPRTFKELLALPGVGRKSANLVMGDVFGEPAIVTDTHCIRICNLLGIVDGIKEPAKVERELWKLVPPNEGSSFCHRLVFHGRAVCIARRPKCNQCCLNDICAHARSLE comes from the coding sequence ATGGATAAGAAAGAATTAACTTTAGAAGTGATTTCTCGCCTAGCCAAGGAATATCCCGATGCAGATTGTACATTGGAATATGAAAATGGATGGCAACTTTTAATTAGTGTTCGTCTTGCAGCACAGTGTACGGACAAGCGGGTGGATGAAATCACTCCCAAATTATATGAAAAGTTTCCGACAGTAGCGGATTTAGCAAGGGCAGATGTCAGTGAGATTGAGGCCATTGTTCGCCCATGTGGGCTGGGGAATGTCAAGGCGAGGGATATCTCAAAGTGTATGAAAGTATTACATGAAAAGTACAATGATGAAATTCCTAGGACATTTAAGGAACTCTTGGCCCTTCCAGGTGTGGGAAGAAAGAGTGCCAATCTTGTGATGGGTGATGTCTTTGGTGAGCCAGCTATCGTCACGGACACTCATTGTATTCGCATTTGTAATTTGCTTGGGATTGTGGATGGAATTAAAGAGCCAGCAAAAGTGGAAAGAGAATTGTGGAAATTGGTACCACCAAATGAGGGCAGTAGTTTTTGTCATCGGTTGGTTTTTCATGGTCGAGCGGTGTGTATTGCGAGGAGACCAAAGTGCAATCAATGTTGTCTCAATGATATTTGTGCTCATGCAAGGAGTTTAGAATAA
- a CDS encoding sugar O-acetyltransferase — MSEKDKQHTGEVYFPGDPEILKEQIQYQEKLYDYNQTRPSEQEKRTNLLKEMFAEIGENCYIEPPFHANFGGHHCHFGKNVYVNYNLTAVDDTHIYVGDNTMMAPNVILASAAHPLDPEERRKGYQYNKPVHIGKNCWLGAGVIVVPGVSIGDDTVIGAGSVVTKDIPSGVVAVGNPCRVIKEIKREEKNG, encoded by the coding sequence ATGTCAGAAAAGGATAAGCAACACACGGGAGAAGTTTATTTTCCAGGTGACCCTGAGATTTTGAAAGAGCAAATACAATACCAGGAAAAGTTATATGATTACAATCAAACTCGTCCAAGTGAGCAGGAGAAGAGGACGAATTTGCTCAAGGAAATGTTTGCAGAGATTGGAGAAAATTGCTATATTGAACCGCCATTTCACGCTAATTTTGGTGGCCATCACTGCCATTTTGGCAAGAATGTCTATGTCAATTACAATTTGACAGCAGTAGATGACACTCATATCTATGTGGGAGATAACACAATGATGGCACCCAATGTGATTTTGGCATCAGCAGCACATCCGTTGGATCCAGAGGAAAGAAGAAAAGGTTATCAATACAATAAGCCTGTGCACATTGGAAAAAATTGTTGGCTGGGGGCCGGTGTCATTGTCGTACCAGGGGTGAGCATCGGAGACGACACTGTGATTGGAGCAGGTAGTGTGGTCACAAAGGATATTCCATCCGGTGTGGTTGCGGTTGGAAATCCGTGCAGAGTCATCAAAGAGATCAAAAGAGAAGAAAAGAATGGATAA
- a CDS encoding winged helix-turn-helix transcriptional regulator gives MEHIPSVEEMQTVAMAMKHLGDPVRLRIFWILCHHEVCVMELAEMTQMSSPAVSHHLRLLKTANLICSKRNGKEMYYRAYDSELVNFLHHTIEDIAKITCPQK, from the coding sequence ATGGAACATATTCCTAGTGTCGAAGAAATGCAAACTGTGGCAATGGCCATGAAACATCTTGGTGATCCCGTTCGCCTTCGCATATTTTGGATTCTCTGCCACCATGAGGTCTGCGTCATGGAGCTGGCTGAAATGACTCAAATGAGTAGCCCCGCCGTTTCCCACCACTTGCGTCTACTAAAGACGGCCAATCTCATCTGCTCAAAACGAAATGGCAAGGAGATGTACTACCGTGCCTATGACAGCGAGCTAGTCAACTTTTTGCATCACACGATCGAAGATATTGCAAAGATTACCTGCCCACAAAAATAA
- a CDS encoding glucose-1-phosphate adenylyltransferase, translating to MIKKEIVAMLLAGGQGSRLGVLTQKMAKPAVSFGGKYSIIDFPLTNCINSAIDTVGVLTQYQPLRLNSHIGIGIPWDLDRNIGGVSILSPYEDKRGGSWFSGTANAIYQNLEYIEAYNPDYVLILSGDHIYKMDYEVVLDFHKAHDAAITLAVMPVPWEEAKRFGIVVTDEEHRIMEFEEKPENPKSNLASMGIYIFSWPVLRQALIDLKDEPGCDFGMHVIPYIFGKGEKVVAYSFHDYWKDVGTLQSYWEANMELISLVPAFNLYETFWPVYTSSETIRPQYIGENAQVERSIISEGAEIYGRIENSVIGVGVVVEEGAVVRDSIIMNDVVIGPGAVLDHCIVAEKCHIGERTNIGVGEFAESKYDKKVYNTELTVIGEKSVIPSGVSIGRNVAIMGVTDEKDYPNGYLESGGFVIKAGEE from the coding sequence ATGATTAAGAAAGAGATAGTTGCGATGTTGTTGGCTGGAGGACAGGGTAGCCGTCTAGGTGTGCTCACACAGAAGATGGCTAAGCCAGCAGTCTCCTTTGGTGGAAAGTACAGTATTATTGATTTTCCACTGACAAATTGTATTAATTCTGCCATAGATACAGTGGGCGTATTAACACAGTACCAACCGTTGAGGTTAAATTCACATATTGGCATTGGAATTCCTTGGGACTTGGATCGAAATATTGGAGGTGTAAGTATTCTTTCTCCTTATGAGGATAAAAGAGGTGGATCTTGGTTTTCAGGAACAGCCAATGCAATCTATCAAAATCTGGAATATATTGAGGCATATAATCCAGATTATGTGTTGATTCTTTCAGGTGATCACATTTATAAGATGGACTATGAAGTTGTCCTTGATTTTCATAAGGCTCATGATGCCGCTATAACCCTTGCTGTGATGCCTGTTCCTTGGGAGGAGGCGAAGCGATTTGGTATTGTGGTGACGGATGAAGAACATCGCATCATGGAGTTTGAGGAGAAGCCTGAAAATCCAAAGAGCAATTTGGCATCCATGGGCATTTATATTTTTAGTTGGCCAGTGCTTCGCCAGGCTCTAATTGATTTAAAGGATGAGCCAGGATGTGATTTTGGTATGCATGTGATTCCTTATATCTTTGGCAAGGGAGAAAAGGTGGTTGCCTATTCCTTCCATGACTATTGGAAGGATGTGGGAACATTGCAGTCTTATTGGGAAGCAAATATGGAACTGATTAGTCTTGTTCCAGCATTTAATCTCTATGAAACTTTTTGGCCAGTATATACTTCTAGTGAAACGATTCGCCCACAATACATTGGAGAAAATGCACAAGTTGAGAGAAGTATTATCAGTGAGGGAGCAGAAATCTACGGTAGGATAGAGAATTCAGTCATTGGTGTAGGTGTAGTGGTTGAAGAGGGTGCTGTCGTGCGTGACTCTATCATTATGAATGATGTTGTGATTGGACCGGGTGCTGTACTTGATCACTGCATTGTTGCTGAGAAATGCCATATTGGAGAGAGAACCAATATCGGTGTAGGTGAGTTTGCAGAGAGTAAATATGACAAAAAGGTCTACAACACAGAATTGACTGTGATTGGAGAAAAGAGTGTGATTCCAAGCGGTGTGAGCATTGGAAGAAATGTAGCGATTATGGGTGTGACAGATGAGAAGGATTATCCAAATGGCTATCTGGAGAGCGGTGGTTTTGTGATAAAGGCAGGTGAGGAGTAA
- the citC gene encoding [citrate (pro-3S)-lyase] ligase: MAEYLISHVLPNDTSTLAQIDELLLEEGITRDKNLDYICVMYDEDYHVIATGSCFGHTLRCFAVSSKHQGEGLLNQILSHLIDIQFQRGNSHLFLYTKISTAKFFGDLGFYEIARVNDQLVFMENQKNGFAQYLQNLEAQKCEAKSDRGNAAVVMNANPFTLGHLYLVEQAASQCDTLHLFMVSEDSSLVPFSVRKKLIMDGTAHIQNIVYHESGDYMISNATFPSYFLKDETSVITSHAKLDIAIFLEIASALHIRARYVGEEPTSQVTGIYNQIMASELPKHGIECHIIPRKMINGQVISASTVRKAIHDKDLEKIRDLVPASTYTYFTSDEAKDIIDKIQNAHNVIHY; encoded by the coding sequence ATGGCTGAATATTTAATTTCACATGTACTGCCAAATGATACTTCAACGCTTGCTCAGATTGATGAATTATTACTTGAAGAGGGTATTACAAGAGACAAGAACCTAGATTATATCTGTGTCATGTATGACGAAGATTACCATGTCATCGCCACAGGAAGTTGCTTTGGTCACACCCTGCGCTGCTTTGCTGTCAGTTCCAAACATCAAGGTGAAGGGCTATTAAATCAAATTCTCTCCCACTTAATTGACATCCAATTTCAGAGAGGCAATTCTCATCTTTTTCTCTACACAAAGATCAGCACAGCAAAATTTTTTGGCGACCTAGGATTTTATGAGATTGCCAGAGTCAACGATCAGCTTGTCTTTATGGAAAATCAAAAAAATGGATTTGCCCAATATCTCCAAAACTTGGAAGCACAAAAATGTGAGGCAAAATCTGATCGTGGAAATGCAGCTGTAGTGATGAATGCGAATCCATTTACATTAGGTCACCTCTACCTTGTGGAGCAAGCCGCAAGCCAATGCGACACTCTTCACTTGTTTATGGTCAGTGAGGATTCTTCTCTTGTTCCATTTTCAGTGAGAAAGAAGTTAATTATGGATGGCACTGCCCATATCCAAAATATTGTCTACCATGAGAGCGGAGACTATATGATTAGCAATGCCACTTTTCCAAGTTATTTTTTAAAGGACGAAACTTCTGTCATCACCAGTCACGCCAAACTAGATATTGCCATCTTTCTTGAAATTGCCTCTGCCCTTCATATCCGTGCACGTTATGTCGGTGAGGAACCAACTAGCCAAGTGACCGGTATTTATAATCAAATTATGGCGAGTGAACTTCCAAAACATGGCATTGAATGCCATATTATCCCTAGAAAAATGATCAATGGGCAAGTGATTTCCGCCTCCACTGTGCGAAAGGCTATTCACGATAAGGATTTAGAAAAGATACGAGATCTCGTTCCTGCCTCTACCTATACCTATTTTACTTCTGACGAAGCAAAAGACATCATTGATAAAATCCAAAATGCCCACAATGTCATTCACTACTAA
- the glgD gene encoding glucose-1-phosphate adenylyltransferase subunit GlgD → MVRRTIGIILAGGNSRRMEVLSDKRAISAMPIAGSYRSIDFALSNMSNSRIQKVAVFTQYNSRSLNEHLNSSKWWDFGRKQGGLFVFTPTITPSNADWYKGTIDALYQNITYLERSHEAYVVIAAGDGVYKLDYEKVVSYHIDEMADVTVVCKRMDVSEEELKRFGVVNIDETGRIVGFQEKPIKPKSNIVSCGIYVIRRRLLIDLLKKSVMEGRRDFVADIVMRYMEVKKIQSYMLEGYWKNIATNQSYYEANMDFLKKDVRDYFLKSAPPIFSKSGDLPPAKYNPGAVVKNSLISSGCIIEGTVENSVIFQKVNIGKGCVIRNSIILNDVIIGENCVIENCIVESRDTIGRDSSYIGEPGKVRVVVEKSLRYPESI, encoded by the coding sequence ATGGTGAGAAGAACAATTGGAATTATCTTGGCTGGTGGAAACTCAAGGAGAATGGAGGTTTTGTCTGATAAGCGAGCAATCTCTGCAATGCCGATTGCGGGAAGTTATCGAAGCATTGATTTTGCTTTGAGTAATATGAGTAACTCAAGAATTCAAAAAGTTGCAGTGTTTACACAGTATAATTCAAGATCTCTCAATGAGCATCTGAATTCTTCAAAGTGGTGGGATTTTGGACGAAAGCAAGGAGGATTATTTGTCTTTACTCCAACCATTACACCATCAAATGCCGATTGGTATAAGGGAACTATTGACGCATTGTATCAAAATATTACCTACTTAGAACGCTCCCACGAGGCCTATGTGGTGATTGCAGCTGGTGATGGCGTATATAAATTAGACTACGAAAAAGTGGTTAGCTATCACATCGATGAGATGGCGGATGTCACCGTTGTATGCAAGAGAATGGATGTAAGCGAAGAAGAGCTCAAGCGATTTGGTGTGGTCAATATCGATGAGACGGGAAGAATTGTTGGTTTCCAAGAAAAGCCAATTAAGCCAAAGTCCAATATTGTCTCCTGTGGCATCTATGTTATTCGAAGAAGATTATTGATTGATTTGCTAAAAAAGAGCGTGATGGAAGGACGAAGGGATTTTGTGGCTGACATTGTGATGAGATATATGGAAGTCAAAAAGATTCAGTCCTATATGCTTGAAGGATATTGGAAAAATATTGCAACCAATCAATCCTACTATGAAGCCAATATGGATTTTTTAAAGAAGGATGTGAGAGACTATTTCCTTAAGAGTGCACCACCAATCTTTTCAAAGTCAGGCGATTTGCCACCAGCAAAGTACAATCCAGGGGCAGTTGTAAAAAATTCCTTAATTTCTAGCGGATGCATTATTGAAGGAACAGTAGAAAATTCTGTTATTTTCCAAAAAGTTAATATTGGAAAGGGATGTGTCATTCGAAATTCTATCATTTTAAATGATGTCATCATTGGAGAAAATTGTGTCATTGAGAATTGTATCGTGGAGAGCCGAGATACAATTGGTAGAGATTCTTCGTATATTGGTGAACCAGGTAAGGTTAGGGTAGTGGTGGAAAAGAGTTTACGCTATCCAGAATCAATATAG
- the cadA gene encoding cadmium-translocating P-type ATPase, translated as MNKKQKKNLIRILISAILMIILHFLPVHGLLRFFLYLVPYVIVGYDVVLRAIKGIRNFQPLDENLLMTLATVGAMVLAVVQDGDYTEAIAVMLFYQIGEWFQSYAVGKSRKSISALMDIRPEYANIEDGKGGYTKVDPDEVEVGSVIVVRAGEKIPIDGVVIEGASSLDTAALTGESIPRDVSKGSEVISGCINQSGLLKICTTKEFDESTASKILEMIEDASSRKSKSEDFIGKFARVYTPAVVISAVLLAILPPIVLLVMGRDSHVFDWIYRALTFLVISCPCALVVSIPLSFFAGIGGASSVGVLIKGSNYLEALSKVSTLVFDKTGTLTKGQFDVSAVHTTDIQREELLHLAAHAEENSTHPIAVSLRKAYQYTKDDHCDVEDVTELAGRGVQAKINGHVICVGNEKLMEEVGAKWRPCHKTGTVIHVSRDGEYMGHIVVSDVIKPHSKKALQNLKSMGMKKLVMLTGDQEDVAKEVASQLPLDEYYAKLLPGDKVNQVEKLLNDPNRHGLLAFVGDGINDAPVLSRVDVGIAMGALGSDAAIEAADVVLMDDDPAKIAVAIRIAKKCMRIVYENLYFAIGIKLICLLLGAIGIANMWLAVFADVGVMVLAVLNAIRCLLVKKS; from the coding sequence ATGAACAAAAAACAAAAGAAAAATCTTATTCGCATTTTGATTTCAGCGATATTGATGATCATTTTACACTTTTTGCCAGTGCATGGATTATTGCGATTTTTCCTTTATCTTGTACCTTATGTCATTGTGGGATATGATGTTGTCCTGCGTGCAATAAAAGGAATTCGAAATTTTCAGCCACTTGATGAAAATTTGTTGATGACTTTGGCAACTGTTGGTGCAATGGTTCTTGCAGTCGTTCAAGATGGCGATTATACGGAAGCCATTGCGGTTATGCTATTTTATCAAATTGGCGAGTGGTTCCAAAGTTATGCTGTGGGGAAGAGTAGAAAGAGCATCAGTGCCTTGATGGATATTCGACCGGAGTATGCCAATATTGAAGATGGCAAGGGAGGATACACAAAAGTGGATCCCGATGAAGTCGAAGTTGGAAGTGTGATTGTAGTTAGAGCGGGAGAGAAAATTCCAATTGACGGTGTGGTAATTGAAGGAGCATCGAGTCTTGATACTGCAGCATTGACAGGGGAGTCGATACCAAGGGATGTTTCCAAGGGAAGTGAAGTAATTTCTGGTTGCATCAATCAAAGTGGTCTATTAAAAATTTGTACGACCAAGGAGTTTGATGAGTCGACAGCGTCAAAAATTTTGGAAATGATTGAGGATGCAAGTTCAAGAAAATCAAAGTCCGAAGATTTTATTGGAAAGTTTGCAAGAGTCTATACACCGGCCGTGGTGATTTCAGCAGTACTCCTTGCCATTCTTCCTCCAATCGTATTGTTGGTGATGGGGCGAGACAGCCATGTGTTTGATTGGATTTATCGAGCATTGACCTTCCTTGTCATTAGTTGTCCATGTGCTCTTGTGGTGAGCATTCCTCTTTCCTTTTTTGCAGGAATTGGTGGGGCATCCAGCGTGGGTGTATTAATTAAGGGATCAAATTATTTGGAGGCCCTATCTAAGGTAAGTACATTGGTTTTTGATAAGACAGGAACATTGACGAAGGGACAATTTGATGTCAGTGCAGTGCATACTACAGATATTCAGAGGGAGGAATTATTACATTTAGCAGCTCATGCAGAGGAAAATTCGACTCATCCCATTGCAGTGTCTCTGCGAAAAGCTTACCAATATACGAAGGATGATCATTGTGATGTAGAAGATGTAACGGAGCTTGCAGGTCGAGGGGTTCAGGCAAAAATTAATGGTCATGTAATATGTGTGGGCAATGAAAAGTTGATGGAAGAAGTGGGGGCAAAGTGGCGACCATGTCATAAGACAGGAACGGTTATCCATGTATCAAGAGATGGAGAGTATATGGGACATATTGTGGTTTCCGATGTGATCAAACCCCATTCTAAGAAGGCTTTGCAGAATCTAAAGTCGATGGGAATGAAAAAACTTGTGATGTTGACTGGAGATCAGGAGGATGTGGCCAAAGAGGTGGCAAGTCAGTTGCCACTTGATGAATACTATGCGAAACTTCTTCCTGGAGATAAGGTCAATCAGGTGGAGAAATTATTAAATGATCCAAATCGCCATGGATTACTTGCTTTTGTTGGGGATGGAATTAATGATGCACCCGTTCTTTCTAGAGTCGATGTGGGCATTGCGATGGGAGCACTTGGTTCGGATGCGGCCATTGAAGCTGCCGATGTGGTGTTGATGGATGATGACCCAGCAAAGATTGCTGTTGCCATTCGCATTGCAAAAAAATGTATGCGGATTGTCTATGAGAATCTATATTTTGCCATTGGTATTAAATTGATTTGCTTGCTTCTTGGTGCGATTGGCATTGCCAATATGTGGTTGGCTGTGTTTGCTGATGTCGGTGTGATGGTTCTGGCCGTGCTCAATGCCATTCGCTGTCTATTGGTAAAGAAATCATAG